The region AATCATGAGGATATGCTCGCTGGTACGTACGACTATCCGCTCAGTCCGCTTTATGGCGTCTGGACAAGATTGCTGCCAGCCGCTAAAAAAATAATCCGATATATCAAACACTAAGCACCAGCAAGCGACTGCACTGGCACAGCACCTTCACGCAGTACTGTTATAACTCCATGAGCATCCACCGTGATAATCGTTGAAGGCGGGCGGTTACTCAAATCGCCGCCGTCAACGTAAAAATCAACGGAATCGCCAAAAATATGCTGCGCCGCCGAGATTGTTGCCGCTGTCTTTTCACCGTGTTTATTCGCGCTTGTCGTCATGAGCGGACCGGTCTTTTGTAGCAGCGACCGTAGCGCCTTATCCTCCGGTATCCTGACCGCAAGACTACTGCGTTCCTCGCGCAAGAATTCAGGAACATGTTGCGCCGCAACCACCACGCTCAGAGGTGCCGGCCACAAATGTGAAACATGCCGCAAGGCTGTCTCATCAAGTCCAAGTGCGATCAAATCATCAACCGACGATGCGATGACCGTACCGGCATGCGACTGGCGCGGCTTCGCCGCATAGAGGCGCTTAACCGGCTCGGGGGCAATAACCGACACCAAGCCATACACCGTATCGGTTGGCAATATGCCAATTGCGCCACCGTGCAGCAATGCAGCTAATTTCTTGTCAGCAACAGAGGTAAATAGTTGTGCCATTTACAACACCTTTGCAACATTCCAGGCTGTATTTACCATGGATAAGCTCGGAATAACATCAAGGGTATACGGATCAGCAGGTGTGCCGTATTGAGCATGAAAAAACCCGAGCGTAGCAATCATCGCTGCATTATCCGTGCAAAACTGCATCGGCGCATATTCAATCGCAATCGGCAGACGAACCGATAGCTGGCGCCGCAATTCTTGATTCGCCGCCACGCCGCCAGCAATCACGACTGACCGCGGTGCAAAGTCGCTATATGCACGTAATGTGCGCTCTACTAATGTCTCGACCGCCACGCGCTGAAAGCTCGCCGCGAAATCTGCCCGCTGAACATCATTTATGAGCTTTGGCAGCTCGTGCGATGGAAATGTGAAGTCTTTGCCTACCGCATGCTGCACTGCCCGTAGAACGGCTGTTTTAAGCCCAGAGAACGAAAAATCATACGGATTATCAAGCTTTGCCTTTGGCAAATGATATTTTTCGGAGTCGCCATGCTCAGCAGCTGCGGCAATTGACGGACCGCCGGGGTAGGGGAGTCCAAGGATTTTCGCGACCTTATCAAAGGCTTCGCCAACGGCGTCGTCTTGCGTTTGCCCGAGCAATTCATAATCGCCGTGGCCGTGGAACAGCACCAGCTGCGTATGTCCGCCCGATACAATAAGCGCAAGCAGGGGGAATTCCGGTTGCTTTGACGGTAGCTGTAGCGCCGAGCTACTGCTTTCGGTAATAAAATTCGCATACACGTGCGCCTCGACATGGTGAATAGTGTAGAGCGGCTTATTGCGTAAAATTGCGAGCGTCCGCGCGGCAAGCGTACCGACCAGCAACGAACCAACCAAACCGGGCGCGTAGGTGGCGGCAATCGCATCAATATCATCCCAACTACACTGTGCCCGCGTTAGCGCCTCGCGAATCACCGGATTTATCACCTCAATATGGCTGCGTGCGGCTATTTCTGGCACAACACCGCCGTACTGCGCGTGAATATCAATTTGCGAATTTACCACGCTTGACAATACGCGAAATCCATCCTCAACGACCGCCGCCGCTGTCTCATCGCAACTCGACTCAATTCCCAAAATTTTCATCAACTTTATTATACCACCCAGGGAGCACGCCTAGATACTAGCCGGTTTGCCGCAAAAAGTGGTACGATAGAATATATGAAGCAGCTGTTAGTGAGAGGCGTGCGAGCAATACTGCCTGTTCGTTTGGTGCATCAGCTAGAGGAGCGATACCGCAAAATGCGCGTTCGGCTGGTGCGTATGCGATATGGCAATCCAGCGAAACATCTTCGCGTCATCGCTGTAACTGGCACGAACGGCAAAACAACGACAGTTAATTACCTGAACGAAATTCTCAAAGAGGCTGGCTACACAACAGCGATGTTTAGCACCGCAACAATTGAGATTGCCGGGCAAACAAGACGCAACGACTTAAATGCCACTGTCGCGAGCACAGCAATAATGCAGCGATTCTTCCGCCGTGCCAAGAAAGCGCATGTTGATTTTGTAGTGATGGAATTTCCGAGCCATGCGATTCACCAGCATAAACTTGAAGGCGTGCCGGTCGAGATGGCAATTATGACCAATCTAACGCAAGATCATTTAGATTACCATAAAACGATGGAGGCATACGCCGAGGTAAAAAGCCGCCTGTTTGCGCAAAATCCAAAATATATCGTCCTGAACCGCGACGATGAATGGTTTGAGTATTTTAACAAGTTTCCCGCGCAAGCGCAGAAAATTACTTACGGCGAACATGCCGACGCCGAAGCGCATATTGACCGCGTAAAATTGTACCGCAAGGGAACAGAGGCATCCATCACAATCGACCATCAGACTAAGCTGGAGCTTGCCACAAATTTGCCGGGCAAATTTAATGTATATAACATGACTGCTGCGGTGTGCGCCGCGTATTTACTTGGCGTACCGCTGAAGGATATTGTTGAGGGTGCCGCGAATCTTGAAAGCGTGCCGGGGCGATTTGAGCGCGTCAACACTAACACGCCGTATGATGTGATCGTTGATTATGCGCATACGCCAGACGGACTTGAGAAAATCCTCACTGCTGTCAAAGCAATCACAAAAAACCGCGTGCTGCTCGTTTTCGGCGCGACGGGCGACCGCGATAAAGAAAAGCGCCCGATTATGGGCGAAATCGCTGCGCGCCTTGCTAACCGTATCTTTTTGACCGACGAAGAAAGCTATAATGAAGACCCGGCGGCAATTCGTAAAATGGTTTACGACGGTATAGAACGCGTAAGAAGCGGCGCAGTAAAAACAACTGAAATCCCCGACCGGCGCGATGCAATCGCAAAAGCGCTTCGCCTTGCCGCGAAAGGCGATACGGTACTTATCACCGGCATGGGGCACGAAGTCTACCGCATTATCAACGGCGAGCGCGTCCCGTGGAATGACGCCGAGGTCGTGAAAGAATTACTGAAGAAAGCCTAGTACCATGCCTGGTGTTTCAGGCGATAATATATAGCGCGCACGAGTTTTTCAACGAAACGCTGCCATAACTTCGCCCGCCATGGGCACACCGGCAATAAATATGTACCGGCATAATCGGTGGCATGGTCGTTGAATCCCGCTTTGAATTGTCCAACGCCGTATAGCGGGTGGTTTTTATCTTTGATGTACGCTGAATGCGGCGCGCCGCAGAGGTCGTAGTCGGTGATGCCGCGCTTTTTCAGTTCGCGAATCGTTTCGAGAATCAAAAGGGCAGGAATGCCACGCGTGGTTTTACGGCGCGTGCTGCCAGCGTCTTTGCGGCTAGCTTTGTGCCCGAGCGTCATAACGAAATCTGCCGACGCGAGCTGTCCGTCATCGTAGGCAAATATGATAAATCCATGCCCGCTCTCGCAGTACTCGCTCCAAAACTTCCGGTAGTATTCGTAGGGGCGAATCACGAAACGCCCGTTTGCTGTTTCGGCAAATAATTCATAAAACGTCCGGTACGTCGATTCCTCTGCTGGCATAACACGGCAGCGCACCTCGCCCTTGCGTGCTTGGCGAATATTATAGCGAACTTTACTATTGAAACGTGCTTCGATAACCGCTAATTCTGGGCGGATATCAAGCCAAATCGTCGACATTGTCGGCTGTACATCGGCGGAACGCTGCAAGCCCGCTTGTAGCAGCGCTTGGCGTGTTTCCGGCGTGTCGATGAGTTGCGGCTCGCATTTCACCGCAAACACGCCTTGTGCGTGCGCAAACGCTTGTAAATCATGCAAAATCATTGCCGTATCCTCAGCGTTCGCAGCACCTACACCTTGCGGACAATACCACAACTTGCCGAAACCGGCCACATGCTTTTCGAGTGCTAACAGTGCTGCGCGATCTGTCACGATATACCGCGGTGTCCACCCGCGCTGCTGTTTGATGTGCGCAAAGGCTGCCAACTGAAAAAAATCACCGCCGTTTGGATTCTTGCTCACTAATTCGTCCCACTGGCTAATTTCAGCGGGCGCCGCGAAATGTATCATAGGTAAATTATAGCAAACCTGTTCGAAATCGTCGCTGCTCTCAAAGAAATAGTTTAACTCAGTAACCAAATACACATTATCAACGTATACTTGGAATGCTGTACGTTTATAGCCTAACTTTGCGGGTTTGAAAGATAGTCAATTTCTTTAATAATGTCGAGTAATGCTTGGGCGCGCCGTCCTTCGTCGGGGATCGCTTTGGCGGCTTCGTGTGCGGGTGCGATGAGCGAACGGTCATCAGTAGAACGAATTAGCAGGAGATACGTATCGAATTTTTCGTCGGGAGCGATATTGAGCTTATCAACAAGCGGGCGCAGCTCAGTGATGGCGTCTTTCTTGACAGCGTTAAGCGAGGCGTCGCCTGATGAAGCAGGTGCTGCCGGGGCTTTTGCTGAAGCCGCGGCCTTAGCAGGAACACTTGCTGGCGCAGTATCATCTGCCGGCGCTGGCGGCATCGGCGGCGGCGTTGGAGGTAGGGCGGCTTGCGGCTGCGCGGCAGCGGCATCATCGTTTACGCCGGCCAATACCTTTGCGAGCTCTTGGTCGTCACTGATTGGTTGTGTCGTTTGCGGTTTTATATTCATTCCCACCTCATTACTATCATTCTTGTTATGCTTTCTCATATACTGTATCATAGATAAAGAATGTATCGCAAGTGGAAAAGGTGGTTTTAATAATGCTTGATGACG is a window of Candidatus Saccharimonadaceae bacterium ML1 DNA encoding:
- a CDS encoding peptidoglycan bridge formation glycyltransferaseFemA/FemB family protein produces the protein MYLVTELNYFFESSDDFEQVCYNLPMIHFAAPAEISQWDELVSKNPNGGDFFQLAAFAHIKQQRGWTPRYIVTDRAALLALEKHVAGFGKLWYCPQGVGAANAEDTAMILHDLQAFAHAQGVFAVKCEPQLIDTPETRQALLQAGLQRSADVQPTMSTIWLDIRPELAVIEARFNSKVRYNIRQARKGEVRCRVMPAEESTYRTFYELFAETANGRFVIRPYEYYRKFWSEYCESGHGFIIFAYDDGQLASADFVMTLGHKASRKDAGSTRRKTTRGIPALLILETIRELKKRGITDYDLCGAPHSAYIKDKNHPLYGVGQFKAGFNDHATDYAGTYLLPVCPWRAKLWQRFVEKLVRAIYYRLKHQAWY
- a CDS encoding UDP-N-acetylmuramoyl-L-alanyl-D-glutamate--2, 6-diaminopimelate ligase produces the protein MRVRLVRMRYGNPAKHLRVIAVTGTNGKTTTVNYLNEILKEAGYTTAMFSTATIEIAGQTRRNDLNATVASTAIMQRFFRRAKKAHVDFVVMEFPSHAIHQHKLEGVPVEMAIMTNLTQDHLDYHKTMEAYAEVKSRLFAQNPKYIVLNRDDEWFEYFNKFPAQAQKITYGEHADAEAHIDRVKLYRKGTEASITIDHQTKLELATNLPGKFNVYNMTAAVCAAYLLGVPLKDIVEGAANLESVPGRFERVNTNTPYDVIVDYAHTPDGLEKILTAVKAITKNRVLLVFGATGDRDKEKRPIMGEIAARLANRIFLTDEESYNEDPAAIRKMVYDGIERVRSGAVKTTEIPDRRDAIAKALRLAAKGDTVLITGMGHEVYRIINGERVPWNDAEVVKELLKKA
- a CDS encoding Threonylcarbamoyl-AMP synthase, whose protein sequence is MAQLFTSVADKKLAALLHGGAIGILPTDTVYGLVSVIAPEPVKRLYAAKPRQSHAGTVIASSVDDLIALGLDETALRHVSHLWPAPLSVVVAAQHVPEFLREERSSLAVRIPEDKALRSLLQKTGPLMTTSANKHGEKTAATISAAQHIFGDSVDFYVDGGDLSNRPPSTIITVDAHGVITVLREGAVPVQSLAGA
- the tsaD gene encoding tRNA (adenosine(37)-N6)-threonylcarbamoyltransferase complex transferase subunit TsaD → MKILGIESSCDETAAAVVEDGFRVLSSVVNSQIDIHAQYGGVVPEIAARSHIEVINPVIREALTRAQCSWDDIDAIAATYAPGLVGSLLVGTLAARTLAILRNKPLYTIHHVEAHVYANFITESSSSALQLPSKQPEFPLLALIVSGGHTQLVLFHGHGDYELLGQTQDDAVGEAFDKVAKILGLPYPGGPSIAAAAEHGDSEKYHLPKAKLDNPYDFSFSGLKTAVLRAVQHAVGKDFTFPSHELPKLINDVQRADFAASFQRVAVETLVERTLRAYSDFAPRSVVIAGGVAANQELRRQLSVRLPIAIEYAPMQFCTDNAAMIATLGFFHAQYGTPADPYTLDVIPSLSMVNTAWNVAKVL